The genomic window CAAGAGTTGGGATATATCGCTGTGTGCGCGATCGCGTAGCTGGGGATTGGGGACTGGGGATTGGGGATTGGGAAGAATCTTACCTAGTCCCTAGTCCCCAGCCCCTAGTCCCTAGTCCCTAGTCCCCAATCCCCAATCCCCATTCTTTGTTCATTAACCAAATCAACTATTCAGGTGGAAAGTTAATTATGGCTTCTATAACAACAAACAGTACATCTTTCGTTAGTAATCTTCGAGAGCAGATTGAGTATCCAAAATCTGGAGTTTTGAGCAAGGTACTGATAAAAGACAACAACTGTCAACATACGCTTTTTTGTTTAGCAACTGGAACTGAGATTGCCGAACACACCTCAACTCGCAATGCCACAGTTACGGTTATCGAAGGACGAGGAATTCTAACTTTGGAAGAAAGAGAAATCCCCCTCCAAGCAGGTGTATTCGTCTTTATGCCTGCTAATGCCCCCCATGCTTTACAAGCTCAGGAAAATCTAGCGTTTTTGCTAACACTTTCTGAAAATCCTTCACATGAAAACTGAGGTAGCTCATAGTTGCCAACTCTTCTCAAACACCATAATATCTGTAGTAGCAAACCAATAGACAATCATGCTTAACACTTTTACTGAACACCTCAATCTCTCCCAAGCCGAACTAGAAAAACTGCTTTCATTACGGTTTTCGGAGTTACTCAACACACCTGATTTTAAGGAGAAACTCGACAGTTTGAATATTGGGTTGCTGCAACAAACTTTACCCACCGCTGCCGCCGTTTTAGCCGATGAATTGCCGCCCTTTTATAATTGGCTGAAAAACGAATTAGGACTGAAGCGCGTTCCAGATAGCCCTGACCATACTACCAAATGGGTTGTTAATTTTCTTAAACAGGAGGAAAGTCTGACGCGCTTGGTGGAACTGCATCGTCCAGTTCCGCGTCCGGCTTTGGAAGCCTCAATTCCTCGCTTAGTGGGGTTGTTTGACGGTGTAGAAGATACCCAAGTGCGTCAAGAATGGCAACAAGCGATCGCAGCCCTTTGTCTAGTTCTAGTTGTCGCCGCCCGTGAAGAGGCTCAGTCTCGTTTAGTTGCTGTCTAATTTTTGTTGAGGATTGTTGCACTGGTACTTTTCCAGCAGCATTTTCACCATCAATCTGCGTAAGCAAAGTATAGAGACACTATTAATCTAGTCTCTACAATCTTAAAAACGTGGATTCAATAACTTACATTCATTCGCGCTCTGTAGGGGCATGGCAATGCCATGCCCAAGAGCAGGAAATGGGGGGTTAATAAATCCATGTTCTTTAGAGATGGTGTGCCATGCGATCGCAAGCCTAATTACTATCGCCCTCTACTGTATAAAATGTACCATTTCAGGATTAGTTCTTTCTGAAGAGGGAGGGCGATACTAAATGCAAGTATTTCCATTGAAAAAGATTAAGAGGATACCAAAATGATCAGACTCCTCGTGAATTTTCTAGAAGCACTGTTGAACACTTTTTATCGCACTCGTGTATATCCGCGATTTTTTGTCTTAGAAACAGTTGCTCGCGTTCCCTACTTCGCCTACACCTCAGTCCTGCACCTATATGAAACTATGGGTTGGTGGCGTAAGGCTGACTGGTTAAAAGTCCACTTTGCCGAATCTTGGAACGAATTACATCACCTGCTAATTGCCGAGTCACTTGGTGGTAATAAATACTGGATTGATCGCTTTGTTGCTCATACGGGAGCCTTCGTTTACTACTGGATTATTGTCTTGGTATATATGGTGTCTCCCCGGTCT from Funiculus sociatus GB2-C1 includes these protein-coding regions:
- a CDS encoding cupin domain-containing protein; protein product: MASITTNSTSFVSNLREQIEYPKSGVLSKVLIKDNNCQHTLFCLATGTEIAEHTSTRNATVTVIEGRGILTLEEREIPLQAGVFVFMPANAPHALQAQENLAFLLTLSENPSHEN